One genomic segment of Bradyrhizobium diazoefficiens includes these proteins:
- a CDS encoding sulfatase-like hydrolase/transferase, protein MASAPNPGPSVATAVLASVAALGIWRLLAVAVPHLAALALMYETETDFGSRLSFALAWGILNFFWIMLLRRPALSGALSLTMVVVLVLLSRLKHDVVQMTVNFIDLMMIDRDTVAFLFTIFPNLRWSVISAGLVTLPLMYALWWLDPFRIRRLPALASMLACVAGLVGYSLYHPDEAWRGYYDDGYLSKFFRSGVTAVSDFVQYGFMESAAATSERLNMPLVDACHPPGRRPNIIMIHDESSFDIRAAQGIKVPAGYGNHFKSWDGKQRTFLAESNGGPSWFTEYNVLAGLSSRSFGRFAYFVTRIASGRVERGLPLALRRCGYDTLSLYPAYGGFMGARSFQMTTGVERFLDAKDLGARDVEPDSFFYDKALQLMGQQPPNKPLFTFIYLGANHFPWETRFRPDLLPNWRAPGNVASIDEYLRRQAMSAEQYKAFVAGLKKNFPGEPFLIVRYGDHQPEFAPSLLEPGLDEGAIGKKLDAYDPRLYATYYAIDAVNFEPVRSEAVMDTVDGPYLPLVIQEAAGIPLDPSFAAQKEIMLRCKGIFYGCKDGAEARRLNRLLIEAGMIRGL, encoded by the coding sequence ATGGCGTCCGCGCCCAATCCAGGTCCCTCTGTCGCCACCGCCGTGCTGGCGAGCGTCGCCGCGCTCGGCATTTGGCGCCTGCTCGCAGTGGCGGTGCCGCATCTGGCAGCGCTGGCGCTGATGTACGAGACCGAGACCGATTTCGGCTCTCGCCTGTCCTTCGCGCTGGCCTGGGGCATTCTCAACTTCTTCTGGATCATGCTGCTGCGGCGGCCGGCGCTGTCGGGCGCGCTGTCGCTGACAATGGTCGTGGTGCTGGTGCTGCTGTCGCGGCTCAAGCACGACGTCGTGCAGATGACGGTCAACTTCATCGACCTCATGATGATCGACCGCGACACCGTCGCGTTCCTGTTCACGATCTTCCCGAACCTGCGCTGGTCGGTGATATCAGCCGGCCTTGTCACGCTGCCGCTGATGTACGCGCTGTGGTGGCTCGATCCGTTCCGCATCCGCCGCCTGCCGGCGCTTGCTTCCATGCTCGCCTGTGTGGCTGGGCTGGTCGGCTATTCGCTCTATCACCCGGACGAGGCCTGGCGCGGCTATTACGACGACGGCTATCTCTCGAAGTTTTTCCGCTCCGGCGTCACCGCCGTGTCCGACTTCGTGCAGTACGGCTTCATGGAGTCGGCCGCCGCTACGAGCGAGCGGCTCAACATGCCCCTGGTCGATGCCTGCCATCCTCCCGGCCGCCGGCCGAACATCATCATGATCCATGATGAATCGAGTTTTGACATCCGCGCCGCGCAGGGCATCAAGGTGCCGGCGGGCTATGGCAATCACTTCAAATCCTGGGACGGCAAGCAGCGCACGTTCCTCGCCGAGAGCAATGGCGGGCCAAGCTGGTTCACCGAATACAACGTGCTCGCAGGGCTTTCCTCGCGTTCGTTCGGCCGCTTCGCCTATTTCGTAACGCGCATCGCGTCCGGCCGGGTCGAGCGCGGTCTGCCGCTGGCGCTGCGCCGCTGCGGCTACGATACTCTATCGCTTTATCCCGCCTATGGCGGCTTCATGGGCGCGCGCAGCTTCCAGATGACGACCGGCGTCGAACGCTTCCTCGACGCAAAGGATCTCGGCGCCAGGGATGTCGAGCCCGATAGCTTTTTCTATGACAAGGCGCTGCAGCTGATGGGCCAGCAGCCGCCGAACAAACCGCTGTTCACCTTCATTTATCTCGGCGCCAATCATTTCCCCTGGGAAACGCGGTTTCGTCCCGATCTGCTGCCGAACTGGCGCGCACCAGGCAATGTGGCCTCGATCGACGAATATCTGCGGCGGCAAGCGATGAGCGCCGAGCAGTACAAGGCCTTTGTCGCGGGCCTGAAGAAGAATTTTCCGGGCGAGCCCTTCCTGATCGTGCGCTATGGCGATCATCAGCCCGAGTTCGCGCCCAGTCTGCTCGAGCCCGGGCTCGATGAGGGCGCGATCGGCAAGAAGCTCGACGCCTACGATCCGCGGCTCTACGCGACCTATTATGCGATCGACGCCGTCAATTTCGAGCCGGTCAGAAGCGAGGCCGTGATGGACACGGTCGATGGCCCCTATCTGCCGCTGGTGATCCAGGAGGCCGCCGGCATCCCGCTCGATCCCTCCTTCGCCGCGCAGAAGGAGATCATGCTCCGCTGCAAGGGCATCTTCTACGGCTGCAAGGATGGCGCCGAAGCGCGGCGGCTGAACCGGCTGCTGATCGAGGCAGGGATGATCCGGGGGC